The Streptomyces sp. NBC_00440 genome contains a region encoding:
- a CDS encoding zinc ribbon domain-containing protein — MNAAHADQIRLLDVQSLDVRLSQLAHKRKSLPEHAEIDSLTKDLTQLRDLRVAVQTEESDTAREQTKAEQDVDQVRQRSVRDQQRLDSGAVSSPKDLENLQREIASLAKRQGDLEDVVLEVMERRESAQERAAELTERVSSVEAKVADATERRDVAAAEIDRETGTLTKEREVVAGSVPADLMKLYEKLREQQGGVGAARLYQRRCEGCRLELNITEVNEVKAASPDTVLRCENCRRILVRTADSGI, encoded by the coding sequence CTGAACGCCGCGCACGCCGACCAGATCCGACTTCTCGACGTCCAGTCCCTCGACGTACGCCTGTCGCAGCTCGCGCACAAGCGCAAGTCGCTGCCGGAGCACGCCGAGATCGACTCCCTGACGAAGGACCTCACCCAGCTCCGTGATCTGCGCGTCGCCGTGCAGACCGAGGAGAGCGACACCGCCCGCGAGCAGACCAAGGCCGAGCAGGACGTCGACCAGGTCCGCCAGCGCTCGGTCCGCGACCAGCAGCGCCTCGACTCCGGCGCGGTCAGCTCGCCCAAGGACCTGGAGAACCTCCAGCGCGAGATCGCCTCGCTGGCCAAGCGCCAGGGCGACCTGGAGGACGTGGTCCTGGAGGTCATGGAGCGCCGCGAGTCCGCCCAGGAGCGGGCCGCCGAACTGACCGAGCGCGTCTCGTCCGTCGAGGCCAAGGTGGCCGATGCCACCGAGCGCCGGGACGTGGCCGCCGCGGAGATCGACCGGGAGACCGGCACGCTCACCAAGGAGCGCGAGGTCGTGGCCGGTTCGGTCCCCGCCGACCTGATGAAGCTCTACGAGAAGCTGCGGGAGCAGCAGGGCGGCGTGGGCGCGGCCCGGCTCTACCAGCGGCGCTGCGAGGGCTGCCGCCTGGAGCTCAACATCACCGAGGTGAACGAGGTCAAGGCGGCGTCCCCCGACACGGTGCTGCGGTGCGAGAACTGCCGTCGCATCCTGGTGCGCACGGCCGACTCGGGCATCTGA
- a CDS encoding bifunctional RNase H/acid phosphatase, whose product MREFVVEADGGSRGNPGPAGYGAVVLDPVSGETLAEAAEYIGIATNNVAEYRGLIAGLRAAAALDPAARIRVRMDSKLVVEQMSGRWQIKHPDMKPLAAQAAAVLPGPQVTYEWIPRAQNKHADRLANEAMDAGRDGRQWEPSASTAEFTARGAAVHDEAARGGSARDSAAAAPAVGWAAPADLGAPATFVLLRHGETALTPQKRFSGSGGTDPELSAVGRGQAADAATAFAARGTIQAVVSSPLRRCRETARTVADRLGLEVRIEEGLREADFGAWEGLSFGEVRERYPADMDAWLASPKAAPTGGGESFATVARRVAAARDRLIERHRGTTALLVTHVTPIKTLVRLALGAPPESLFRMELSAASVSTVAYYADGNASVRALNDTSHLR is encoded by the coding sequence ATGCGGGAGTTCGTCGTGGAGGCGGACGGCGGTTCCCGGGGCAACCCGGGGCCCGCCGGCTACGGCGCCGTCGTACTCGACCCGGTCAGCGGGGAGACGCTCGCCGAGGCCGCGGAGTACATCGGCATCGCGACGAACAACGTGGCCGAGTACCGGGGCCTGATCGCCGGGCTGCGCGCAGCCGCCGCGCTGGACCCGGCGGCCCGGATCCGGGTCCGGATGGACTCCAAGCTCGTCGTCGAGCAGATGTCGGGGCGCTGGCAGATCAAGCACCCCGACATGAAGCCGCTGGCTGCTCAGGCGGCGGCGGTGCTGCCCGGCCCGCAGGTGACGTACGAGTGGATCCCGCGCGCGCAGAACAAGCACGCGGACCGGCTCGCCAACGAGGCGATGGACGCGGGCCGGGACGGCAGGCAGTGGGAGCCGTCCGCCTCGACAGCGGAATTCACGGCCCGGGGCGCCGCTGTTCACGACGAGGCTGCCCGGGGCGGGTCCGCCCGGGACTCCGCTGCTGCGGCGCCGGCCGTCGGCTGGGCGGCCCCGGCCGATCTGGGCGCCCCGGCGACCTTCGTCCTGCTGCGCCACGGCGAGACGGCGCTCACTCCGCAGAAGCGGTTCTCCGGCAGCGGGGGCACGGACCCCGAGCTGTCGGCCGTCGGCCGCGGACAGGCGGCCGACGCCGCGACCGCGTTCGCGGCCCGCGGCACGATCCAGGCGGTTGTCTCCTCACCCCTGCGCCGCTGCCGTGAGACGGCCCGGACGGTCGCCGACCGGCTGGGTCTGGAGGTACGGATCGAAGAGGGCCTGCGCGAGGCGGACTTCGGCGCCTGGGAGGGGCTGTCCTTCGGCGAGGTACGCGAACGCTACCCGGCCGACATGGACGCCTGGCTCGCTTCGCCGAAGGCGGCGCCGACGGGTGGCGGCGAGAGCTTCGCGACGGTGGCCCGCAGGGTCGCCGCGGCCCGCGACCGCCTGATCGAACGCCACCGGGGTACGACAGCCCTGCTGGTCACGCACGTCACACCGATCAAGACGCTGGTACGGCTCGCGCTGGGCGCACCGCCGGAGTCCCTGTTCCGGATGGAGCTGTCGGCGGCCTCGGTGTCGACGGTGGCGTACTACGCCGACGGCAACGCGTCCGTACGGGCGCTGAACGACACGTCGCACCTGCGCTGA
- a CDS encoding Zn-dependent alcohol dehydrogenase has translation MRAAVLHEIGQDKLEVLDDIEAVGFGPGKVRIRVRATGLCHSDVSAMNGVLPQPAPFVPGHEGAGEILDVGDGVTGVKQGDRVVICWLPACGVCPACKRGQTELCLAGFMNAGTPNFKRPGGDVFGFAGTGTFTEEVVVGAGCAVPIPDDVPFEIAALIGCGVTTGLGAAINTADVEAGSSVAVIGCGGVGISAIQGARLRGASQIIAVDPVASRREAALTFGATEAVAPDALNDAKQRITAGEGFDYVFEVVGKSATARTAYETTRRGGTLCIVGAGAMDDFLQLNMFELFFDEKRILPSMYGGGDVVRSYERAISLWRSGRIDLEGLITHRVKLAGINDALDQMRSGEALRTCIEI, from the coding sequence ATGCGCGCAGCCGTACTGCACGAGATTGGCCAGGACAAGCTCGAAGTCCTCGACGACATCGAGGCGGTGGGCTTCGGCCCCGGCAAGGTCAGGATCAGGGTCCGGGCCACCGGCCTCTGTCACTCGGACGTCTCGGCGATGAACGGGGTGCTGCCGCAGCCCGCGCCGTTCGTGCCCGGCCACGAGGGCGCCGGCGAGATCCTCGACGTTGGCGACGGGGTGACGGGCGTCAAACAGGGCGACCGGGTGGTGATCTGCTGGCTGCCCGCCTGCGGCGTCTGTCCGGCCTGCAAACGCGGCCAGACCGAACTCTGCCTCGCCGGCTTCATGAACGCGGGCACCCCCAACTTCAAGCGCCCCGGCGGCGATGTCTTCGGCTTCGCCGGGACCGGCACCTTCACCGAGGAGGTCGTCGTGGGCGCCGGCTGCGCGGTGCCGATCCCCGACGACGTGCCGTTCGAGATCGCGGCGCTCATCGGCTGCGGAGTGACCACCGGCCTCGGCGCCGCCATCAACACCGCCGATGTGGAGGCCGGTTCGTCGGTCGCGGTGATCGGCTGCGGAGGCGTCGGCATCTCCGCCATCCAGGGCGCACGGCTCAGGGGCGCGTCGCAGATCATCGCCGTCGACCCGGTGGCCTCCCGCCGGGAGGCCGCGCTGACCTTCGGCGCGACGGAGGCCGTCGCGCCGGACGCGCTGAACGACGCCAAGCAGCGCATCACGGCGGGGGAGGGCTTCGACTACGTCTTCGAGGTCGTCGGCAAGTCGGCCACCGCCCGCACGGCGTACGAGACGACCCGGCGCGGCGGCACCCTCTGCATCGTCGGCGCTGGCGCCATGGACGACTTCCTCCAGCTCAACATGTTCGAGCTGTTCTTCGACGAGAAGCGGATCCTGCCCTCCATGTACGGCGGCGGGGACGTGGTCCGTTCGTACGAGCGGGCCATCTCGCTCTGGCGGTCCGGCCGCATCGACCTCGAAGGGCTGATCACCCACCGGGTCAAACTCGCCGGGATCAACGACGCGCTGGACCAGATGCGCTCCGGCGAGGCGCTGCGCACCTGCATCGAGATCTGA
- a CDS encoding 3-oxoacyl-ACP reductase → MSLPLDGLSAIVTGAGRGLGRAEALELARLGASVVVNDFGQPGRDGSGEASAAPAEEVAAEIRASGGQAVAHLGDVADHEQARALVQLAVDTYGKLDILVNNAGILRDRMVFSMTENEWDSVIRVHLKGHFNTTHFASVHWRERSKAAGSPVYGRIVNTSSEAFLAGSAGQPNYAAAKGGIVGLTTSTALALAKYGVTANVICPRARTRMTEDVFAGFGEPDAGELDSLAPEHVSPLVGYLASPAAAKVNGQLLVVHGGMVAVVERPRVAAKFDTAKTVFSYEELDEVISPYYADRPPNETFAAAEVLGLKHG, encoded by the coding sequence ATGTCCTTGCCACTTGATGGCCTGTCCGCGATCGTCACCGGGGCCGGCCGCGGCCTCGGCCGTGCCGAAGCGCTCGAACTCGCCCGGCTCGGTGCGAGCGTCGTCGTCAACGACTTCGGCCAGCCGGGCCGCGACGGTTCCGGCGAGGCGTCCGCCGCACCCGCCGAAGAAGTCGCCGCCGAGATCCGCGCGTCCGGCGGACAGGCGGTCGCCCACCTCGGCGACGTCGCGGACCACGAACAGGCCCGTGCTCTCGTCCAACTGGCCGTCGACACCTACGGAAAGCTCGACATCCTGGTCAACAACGCGGGCATCCTGCGGGACCGGATGGTCTTCTCGATGACGGAGAACGAGTGGGACTCGGTGATCCGGGTCCACCTCAAGGGCCACTTCAACACCACCCACTTCGCTTCGGTGCACTGGCGCGAGCGGTCCAAGGCGGCGGGTAGCCCGGTCTACGGCCGGATCGTCAACACCTCGTCGGAGGCGTTCCTCGCAGGCTCGGCCGGCCAGCCGAACTACGCGGCGGCCAAGGGCGGCATCGTGGGGCTCACCACGTCGACGGCGCTGGCACTCGCCAAGTACGGCGTCACCGCCAATGTGATCTGCCCGCGCGCCAGGACCCGGATGACCGAGGACGTGTTCGCCGGGTTCGGCGAACCGGACGCGGGCGAACTGGACTCGCTTGCACCCGAACACGTCTCGCCGCTCGTCGGCTATCTCGCCTCCCCGGCGGCCGCGAAGGTCAACGGCCAGCTGCTCGTGGTGCACGGCGGGATGGTCGCCGTGGTGGAACGGCCCAGGGTGGCGGCGAAGTTCGACACCGCGAAGACGGTGTTCTCGTACGAGGAACTGGACGAGGTGATCTCGCCGTACTACGCGGACCGCCCGCCGAACGAGACCTTCGCGGCCGCGGAGGTGCTGGGCCTCAAACACGGCTGA
- the eda gene encoding bifunctional 4-hydroxy-2-oxoglutarate aldolase/2-dehydro-3-deoxy-phosphogluconate aldolase, with the protein MTSVLDLAPVVPVVVIDDAADAVPLARALVSGGLPAIEVTLRTPAALDAIRAIAAEVPEAVVGAGTVISPDGVAQAVAAGSRFLVSPGWSDRLLGAMTESGVPFLPGVSTTSEVVELLERGITDMKFFPAEAAGGTAYLKSLGGPLPQARFCPTGGISLASAPSYLALPNVACVGGTWMLPADAVAARDWDRVELLARGAAALRG; encoded by the coding sequence ATGACTTCCGTGCTTGACCTCGCCCCCGTCGTCCCTGTAGTCGTCATCGACGATGCCGCCGATGCCGTGCCGCTGGCGCGGGCCCTGGTCTCGGGCGGGCTGCCCGCGATCGAGGTAACGCTGCGGACGCCCGCCGCGCTCGACGCGATCCGCGCCATCGCCGCCGAGGTTCCGGAGGCCGTGGTCGGCGCCGGCACGGTGATCTCCCCCGACGGGGTGGCGCAGGCGGTGGCCGCGGGGTCCCGGTTCCTGGTCAGCCCCGGCTGGTCGGACCGGCTGCTCGGCGCGATGACCGAATCCGGCGTGCCGTTCCTGCCGGGGGTCTCCACCACGTCCGAGGTCGTGGAGCTGCTGGAGCGCGGGATCACCGACATGAAGTTCTTCCCCGCGGAGGCGGCGGGCGGCACGGCCTATCTCAAGTCCCTGGGCGGGCCGCTTCCGCAGGCCAGGTTCTGCCCCACGGGCGGTATCTCGCTGGCGTCGGCGCCCTCGTATCTGGCGCTGCCCAACGTGGCATGCGTGGGGGGTACTTGGATGCTGCCGGCCGATGCGGTGGCGGCGCGGGACTGGGACCGGGTGGAGCTGCTGGCCCGGGGCGCCGCGGCGCTGCGCGGCTGA
- a CDS encoding sugar phosphate isomerase/epimerase family protein → MGNIKLGLNLEFARFENGSFDWAMDQAAAIGYKYVEPMVHWGRELLSAAGYFHSLSMLDDPLRLKHAAESRGLSISSLSSHAPLAKPEVSVEYLRQSIRYAAECGAPMIMIDDGPLPSWTTEEENYTLMRYTLQEAALVAEARGIAIAIETHGEYTATPERLDRLMGLVDSPALTINLDTGNSYLSGNDPHQWLEDIVGRVTHLHAKDISHEDAARYRGKVRGMLGCACGEGVIDWDRVVATLARADHELVLSVECASLEAATKSYQHLSGLIDKHAP, encoded by the coding sequence AGTTCGCCCGCTTCGAGAACGGGTCCTTCGACTGGGCCATGGACCAGGCCGCGGCCATCGGCTACAAGTACGTCGAGCCAATGGTCCACTGGGGCCGTGAACTGCTCAGCGCGGCCGGCTACTTCCACAGTCTCTCGATGCTCGACGACCCGCTGCGTCTGAAGCACGCCGCGGAGAGCCGGGGGCTGAGCATCTCCTCGCTGTCCAGCCACGCACCGCTGGCCAAGCCGGAGGTCAGCGTCGAGTACCTGCGCCAGTCCATCCGCTACGCCGCCGAGTGCGGCGCCCCCATGATCATGATTGACGACGGGCCGCTGCCGTCCTGGACCACCGAAGAGGAGAACTACACCCTCATGCGGTACACGCTCCAGGAGGCGGCCCTGGTGGCGGAGGCGCGGGGCATCGCCATCGCGATCGAGACGCACGGCGAGTACACCGCCACGCCCGAGCGGCTCGACCGCCTCATGGGGCTCGTCGACAGCCCGGCGCTGACCATCAATCTCGACACCGGCAACAGCTATCTGAGCGGCAACGACCCGCACCAGTGGTTGGAGGACATCGTCGGCCGCGTCACCCACCTGCACGCCAAGGACATATCGCACGAGGACGCCGCACGTTACCGGGGCAAGGTACGCGGCATGCTCGGCTGCGCCTGCGGCGAAGGGGTCATCGACTGGGACCGCGTCGTCGCCACACTCGCCCGCGCCGATCACGAGTTGGTGCTCTCCGTGGAGTGCGCGTCCCTGGAAGCGGCCACCAAGAGCTACCAGCACCTGTCCGGGCTCATCGACAAGCACGCGCCCTGA
- a CDS encoding ABC transporter substrate-binding protein yields the protein MSVRRRSTAAAALALTGALALTACGSGDSGDGGSSKAGAAAKKDVATGGKDFGDAATKTAALGTDAKPGQFPRTITQAMGKTVLKAKPKRVVVLDVGELDNVVSLGIKPVGYAPTEGSDGIPGYLKKNAGNPKNVGTINSLNLEAIANLHPDLILGSQLRAADKYDQLKKIAPTVFSIRPGFTWKQNYLLNAAALDRTAQAEAELGAYEKRARKLGADVGPHKPTISMVRYMPDRIRLYAEDSFIGTILKDAGLPRPKSQQVKDLAVEISPEKIDSADADWIFTGVYGDPKATKRDTVQANPLWKNLKAVKDGQAKNVPDETWYLGLGVTAANKVLDDLQSYLVK from the coding sequence ATGTCCGTACGTCGCCGCAGCACCGCTGCCGCCGCCCTCGCGCTCACCGGCGCGCTCGCCCTCACCGCCTGCGGAAGCGGCGACAGCGGTGACGGGGGTTCCAGCAAGGCCGGCGCAGCCGCCAAGAAGGACGTGGCCACCGGAGGCAAGGACTTCGGCGACGCGGCGACGAAGACCGCCGCACTCGGCACCGACGCGAAACCCGGCCAGTTCCCGCGCACCATCACCCAGGCCATGGGCAAGACGGTGCTCAAGGCGAAGCCCAAGCGGGTCGTCGTGCTCGACGTCGGCGAGCTGGACAACGTCGTCTCCCTCGGCATCAAGCCCGTCGGCTACGCGCCCACCGAGGGCAGCGACGGCATCCCCGGCTACCTGAAGAAGAACGCGGGCAACCCGAAGAACGTCGGCACCATCAACAGCCTCAACCTGGAGGCCATCGCCAACCTCCACCCGGACCTGATCCTCGGCAGCCAGCTGCGCGCCGCGGACAAGTACGACCAGCTCAAGAAGATCGCGCCGACCGTCTTCTCCATCCGCCCCGGCTTCACCTGGAAGCAGAACTACCTGCTGAACGCCGCGGCCCTGGACCGGACCGCCCAGGCCGAGGCCGAGCTCGGCGCGTACGAGAAGCGCGCCAGGAAGCTGGGCGCCGACGTCGGCCCCCACAAGCCCACCATCTCGATGGTCCGCTACATGCCCGACCGGATCCGCCTCTACGCGGAGGACTCCTTCATCGGCACGATCCTCAAGGACGCCGGGCTGCCGCGGCCCAAGAGCCAGCAGGTGAAGGACCTCGCGGTGGAGATCAGCCCCGAGAAGATCGACTCGGCCGACGCGGACTGGATCTTCACCGGCGTGTACGGGGACCCCAAGGCGACCAAGCGCGACACCGTCCAGGCCAACCCGCTCTGGAAGAACCTCAAGGCGGTCAAGGACGGACAGGCGAAGAACGTCCCGGACGAGACCTGGTACCTCGGTCTCGGTGTGACGGCGGCCAACAAGGTCCTCGACGACCTCCAGAGCTACCTGGTCAAGTAG
- the yaaA gene encoding peroxide stress protein YaaA — protein MLVLLPPSEGKAVSGSGAPLKPESLSLPGLAGARAAVLDELVDLCAADEEKAREVLGLSEGLRGEVAKNAGLRTAGARPAGQIYTGVLYDALDLASLDAAARQRAEDSLMVFSGLWGAVRIGDRIPSYRCSMGVKLPGLGALGPYWRGPMAEVMPGAAGDGLVLDLRSAAYTSAWKPKGEVAGRTASVRVLHAPTRKVVSHFNKATKGRIVRDLLLADAAPAGPDELVEVLRELGYEVETPAPVKPGKPRELDVLVTEIH, from the coding sequence GTGCTCGTGCTCTTGCCGCCGTCCGAGGGAAAGGCCGTGAGCGGCTCCGGTGCCCCGCTGAAGCCGGAGTCGCTTTCGCTGCCCGGGCTGGCCGGTGCGCGGGCCGCCGTGCTGGACGAGCTCGTCGACCTGTGCGCGGCCGACGAGGAGAAGGCACGCGAGGTCCTCGGGCTGAGCGAGGGGCTGCGCGGTGAGGTCGCCAAGAACGCCGGGCTGCGGACCGCGGGCGCCCGGCCCGCCGGGCAGATCTACACCGGGGTGCTGTACGACGCGCTCGACCTCGCCTCGCTGGACGCGGCGGCGCGGCAGCGGGCCGAGGACTCGCTGATGGTCTTCTCGGGGCTGTGGGGCGCGGTACGGATCGGTGACCGGATCCCCTCGTACCGCTGCTCGATGGGTGTGAAGCTGCCGGGGCTCGGGGCGCTGGGCCCGTACTGGCGCGGGCCGATGGCCGAGGTCATGCCGGGGGCCGCGGGCGACGGGCTTGTGCTCGATCTCCGGTCCGCCGCGTACACCTCGGCGTGGAAGCCGAAGGGCGAGGTCGCCGGCCGTACGGCTTCGGTGCGGGTACTCCACGCGCCGACCCGGAAGGTCGTCAGCCACTTCAACAAGGCGACGAAGGGGCGGATCGTACGGGACCTGCTCCTCGCGGACGCGGCTCCGGCCGGGCCCGACGAGCTGGTGGAGGTGCTGCGGGAACTGGGTTACGAGGTGGAGACCCCGGCCCCGGTGAAGCCGGGGAAGCCCCGGGAGCTGGACGTCCTGGTGACCGAGATCCACTGA
- a CDS encoding SAM-dependent methyltransferase, translating into MAVDDGEFRKKIRSDVPHSARVWNAWLGGKDNYRVDRELAAAVTAAYPQMADIAQASRAFQARAVHHLASLGVRQFLDVGTGLPVENSTHEVAQSVAPDARIVYVDNDPIVLVHATALLVSAPEGRTDYVEGDLSDTDAVVDEAAKTLDLSEPVAVLLLSTLGHLTPADGIKVVQRYMARMPSGSYLVLCDTVKTPQTLAAQKAYDSGDNPPYLVREPEEITRCADGLELVEPGFGSIAFWRPTEENPTAVDQWGLVARKP; encoded by the coding sequence ATGGCTGTTGATGACGGCGAGTTCCGGAAGAAGATCCGGTCGGACGTACCGCACTCCGCGCGGGTGTGGAATGCGTGGCTCGGCGGGAAGGACAACTACCGGGTGGACCGGGAGCTGGCCGCCGCGGTGACCGCCGCGTACCCGCAGATGGCCGATATCGCGCAGGCTTCGCGGGCGTTCCAGGCTCGGGCGGTCCACCACCTGGCCTCCTTGGGTGTGCGTCAGTTCCTGGACGTGGGAACCGGGCTGCCGGTGGAGAACAGCACTCACGAGGTCGCGCAGTCCGTCGCACCGGACGCCCGGATCGTCTACGTCGACAACGACCCCATCGTCCTGGTCCATGCCACGGCGCTGCTGGTCAGCGCTCCGGAGGGCCGGACGGACTATGTGGAGGGGGATCTGTCCGACACGGACGCGGTGGTGGACGAAGCAGCGAAGACGCTGGACCTGTCCGAGCCGGTGGCCGTGCTTCTGCTGTCGACCCTGGGACATCTGACCCCGGCCGACGGGATCAAGGTGGTTCAGCGATACATGGCCCGGATGCCGTCGGGAAGCTATCTGGTGCTCTGCGACACGGTGAAGACACCGCAGACGCTGGCGGCGCAGAAGGCGTACGACTCGGGCGACAACCCTCCCTACCTCGTACGGGAACCGGAAGAGATCACCCGATGCGCCGATGGCCTGGAACTGGTCGAACCGGGCTTCGGATCCATCGCGTTCTGGCGCCCGACGGAAGAGAACCCCACAGCCGTCGACCAGTGGGGACTCGTCGCCCGTAAGCCCTGA
- a CDS encoding Uma2 family endonuclease → MTAIPHEPLTQAEVLLEGFLALETPEGFRAELIEGEIVVTPPPDGDHEDYINLVAKQVIRRSRTEMDLSGNKGLKLRSGGACPKNHAIPDGTFAPTAQRLFRGAEPWMPCDGVALVAEVTSSKPQADREGKRRCYARGAIPLYLLVDREESSVTLFSDPEADDYRQHCTIPFGKSLALPEPFGFELETADFV, encoded by the coding sequence ATGACTGCCATTCCGCATGAACCGCTCACGCAGGCAGAGGTCCTGCTGGAGGGCTTCCTGGCGCTGGAGACGCCGGAGGGCTTCCGCGCGGAGCTGATCGAGGGGGAGATTGTCGTGACGCCGCCGCCGGACGGGGATCATGAGGACTACATCAATCTGGTGGCGAAGCAGGTGATCAGACGTTCGCGGACGGAGATGGATCTCTCTGGGAACAAAGGCCTGAAGCTGCGGAGCGGCGGAGCCTGCCCCAAGAACCACGCCATCCCCGATGGCACGTTCGCCCCCACCGCTCAGCGGTTGTTCCGGGGCGCCGAGCCCTGGATGCCCTGTGACGGTGTGGCCCTGGTGGCCGAGGTCACCTCCAGCAAGCCGCAGGCCGACCGGGAGGGCAAACGCCGCTGCTACGCACGCGGGGCCATTCCCCTCTACCTTCTCGTCGACCGCGAGGAGTCCTCGGTGACGCTGTTCAGCGACCCGGAGGCCGACGACTACCGGCAGCACTGCACCATCCCGTTCGGCAAGTCGCTGGCCCTCCCGGAGCCCTTCGGCTTCGAGCTGGAGACCGCCGACTTCGTCTGA
- a CDS encoding Nif3-like dinuclear metal center hexameric protein, with amino-acid sequence MPRLSEVLSALDALWPPERAESWDAVGTVCGDPADPRDTVDRVLFAVDPVQEIADEAVKLGAQLIVTHHPLYLRGTTTVAADTFKGRVIHTLIRHGIALHVAHTNADTADPGVSDALAGALDLRVVGPLVPDPTDPLGRRGLGRVCELDHPLPLREFAALAAARLPATAQGVRAAGDPDALVRTVAVSGGSGDSLFGRARAAGVDAFLAADLRHHPVSEAVQQSPLGLLDAAHWATEWPWCTQAAAQLDEISDRNGWGLRTHVSRTVTDPWTAHAASTATDHSGAPN; translated from the coding sequence GTGCCCCGTCTGTCTGAAGTCCTCTCCGCACTCGACGCCCTGTGGCCGCCCGAGCGGGCCGAATCCTGGGACGCCGTCGGCACGGTCTGCGGTGACCCCGCGGACCCCCGTGACACCGTCGACCGCGTCCTCTTCGCCGTCGACCCCGTCCAGGAGATCGCCGACGAGGCCGTGAAGCTCGGTGCCCAGCTGATCGTCACGCACCACCCGCTCTATCTGCGCGGTACGACCACGGTCGCGGCCGACACCTTCAAGGGCCGGGTCATTCACACCCTGATCAGACACGGCATCGCCCTGCACGTCGCGCACACCAACGCCGACACCGCCGACCCCGGGGTCTCCGACGCCCTCGCGGGCGCGCTGGACCTGCGGGTGGTGGGTCCGCTCGTACCGGACCCCACCGATCCGCTCGGCCGCCGCGGTCTCGGCCGCGTCTGCGAGCTGGACCATCCGCTGCCGCTGCGGGAGTTCGCCGCACTGGCCGCCGCCCGGCTGCCCGCCACCGCGCAGGGTGTCCGCGCAGCGGGCGACCCCGACGCACTCGTCCGTACCGTCGCGGTCAGCGGCGGATCAGGCGACAGCCTCTTCGGCCGGGCACGCGCGGCCGGAGTCGATGCCTTCCTCGCCGCTGACCTGCGCCACCACCCGGTGTCGGAGGCCGTGCAGCAGTCACCGCTCGGCCTGCTCGACGCCGCGCACTGGGCCACCGAGTGGCCCTGGTGCACCCAGGCCGCGGCCCAGCTCGACGAGATTTCCGACCGCAACGGATGGGGTCTGCGCACCCATGTGTCCCGTACGGTCACAGACCCCTGGACCGCCCACGCGGCGTCCACCGCAACCGATCATTCTGGAGCCCCCAACTGA
- a CDS encoding MaoC/PaaZ C-terminal domain-containing protein — protein sequence MPIDAAQAIAAEPRSGEIAWDHKDIQLYHLGIGAGRPATDADELRYTLESRLHVLPSFATVAGAGMALMGGLAAPGIDVNLASVLHGGQTITLHRPIPVKASARSTARVQAVYDKGKAAVIVLRSEVSDEQGPLWTSDSQIFVRGEGGFGGERGPSARLDVPDRAPDRTEDRLIREDQALLYRLSGDWNPLHADPEFAKLAGFDRPILHGLCSYGMTLKAVVDTALGGDVARVDSYTTRFAGVVFPGETLRIRMWQSPGQVRVTVSAVERDEAPVLADTVVTHH from the coding sequence ATGCCCATTGATGCCGCGCAGGCCATCGCCGCCGAGCCCCGCTCCGGCGAGATCGCCTGGGACCACAAGGACATCCAGCTCTACCACCTGGGAATCGGCGCCGGCCGGCCGGCCACCGACGCCGACGAGTTGCGCTACACCCTGGAGTCCAGGCTCCATGTCCTGCCCAGCTTCGCGACCGTCGCGGGCGCCGGCATGGCGCTGATGGGCGGGCTCGCCGCACCGGGCATCGATGTGAACCTGGCGTCCGTCCTGCACGGCGGGCAGACCATCACCCTGCACCGGCCCATCCCCGTCAAGGCGTCGGCGCGGTCCACCGCCCGGGTCCAGGCGGTGTACGACAAGGGGAAAGCGGCCGTCATCGTGCTGCGCTCCGAAGTCTCGGACGAGCAGGGCCCGTTGTGGACCAGCGACTCGCAGATCTTCGTACGCGGCGAGGGCGGCTTCGGCGGCGAGCGCGGCCCCTCCGCGCGGCTCGACGTCCCCGACCGCGCCCCCGACCGCACCGAGGACCGCCTGATCCGTGAGGACCAGGCGCTGCTCTACCGGCTCTCCGGGGACTGGAACCCACTGCACGCCGACCCGGAGTTCGCCAAGCTCGCCGGGTTCGACCGGCCCATCCTGCACGGGCTCTGCTCGTACGGAATGACGCTGAAGGCCGTGGTCGACACGGCCCTGGGTGGCGACGTGGCCCGCGTCGACTCGTACACCACCCGCTTCGCCGGTGTCGTCTTCCCCGGCGAGACGCTCAGGATCCGGATGTGGCAGTCGCCGGGTCAGGTCCGGGTGACGGTCTCGGCCGTCGAGCGGGACGAGGCGCCGGTACTCGCCGACACGGTCGTCACCCACCACTGA